One stretch of Camelus bactrianus isolate YW-2024 breed Bactrian camel chromosome 21, ASM4877302v1, whole genome shotgun sequence DNA includes these proteins:
- the PMVK gene encoding phosphomevalonate kinase isoform X1, whose protein sequence is MAPLGDVPRLVLVFSGKRKSGKDFVTEVLQSRLGADVCAVLRLSGPLKERYAQEHGLDFQRLLDASTYKEAHRRDMIRWGEEKRQADPGFFCRRIVEGVSQPIWLVSDARRVSDIQWFQEAYGAVTQTVRVVATEQSRQQRGWVFTPGVDDAESECGLDNFGAFDWVIENHGDEQRLEEQLENLIEFVRSRL, encoded by the exons ATGGCTCCGCTCGGAGACGTCCCGCGGCTGGTGCTGGTGTTCAGCGGGAAGAGGAAATCCGGGAAGGACTTCGTGACCGAGGTCCTGCAGAGCAG ACTCGGAGCGGACGTCTGTGCTGTCCTCCGGCTCTCCGGTCCGCTCAAGGAGCGGTATGCTCAG GAGCACGGCTTGGATTTCCAGAGACTCCTGGATGCTAGCACCTACAAGGAGGCCCATCGGAGGGACATGATCCGCTGGGGGGAGGAGAAGCGCCAGGCGGACCCCGGCTTCTTCTGCAGGAGGATCGTGGAGGGCGTCTCCCAGCCCATCTGG CTGGTGAGTGACGCACGGAGAGTGTCTGACATCCAGTGGTTTCAGGAGGCCTATGGGGCTGTGACGCAGACGGTCCGTGTGGTGGCCACGGAGCAGAGCCGACAGCAACGGGGCTGGGTGTTCACACCAG GGGTGGACGATGCTGAGTCAGAATGTGGCCTGGACAACTTTGGGGCCTTTGACTGGGTCATCGAGAACCACGGAGATGAGCAGCGCCTGGAGGAGCAGTTGGAGAACCTGATAGAATTTGTCCGCTCCAGACTTTAG
- the PMVK gene encoding phosphomevalonate kinase isoform X2 — translation MIRWGEEKRQADPGFFCRRIVEGVSQPIWLVSDARRVSDIQWFQEAYGAVTQTVRVVATEQSRQQRGWVFTPGVDDAESECGLDNFGAFDWVIENHGDEQRLEEQLENLIEFVRSRL, via the exons ATGATCCGCTGGGGGGAGGAGAAGCGCCAGGCGGACCCCGGCTTCTTCTGCAGGAGGATCGTGGAGGGCGTCTCCCAGCCCATCTGG CTGGTGAGTGACGCACGGAGAGTGTCTGACATCCAGTGGTTTCAGGAGGCCTATGGGGCTGTGACGCAGACGGTCCGTGTGGTGGCCACGGAGCAGAGCCGACAGCAACGGGGCTGGGTGTTCACACCAG GGGTGGACGATGCTGAGTCAGAATGTGGCCTGGACAACTTTGGGGCCTTTGACTGGGTCATCGAGAACCACGGAGATGAGCAGCGCCTGGAGGAGCAGTTGGAGAACCTGATAGAATTTGTCCGCTCCAGACTTTAG
- the PBXIP1 gene encoding pre-B-cell leukemia transcription factor-interacting protein 1 isoform X1, with protein sequence MASCPDSDHSWVLAGAESLPVETLGPESRMGPESERPPQAPRSPSKVAAEELAGTLDGEETLFQSESSLSGPILPEETKAKGILDGDGCGMEPPGPEDTEAQGDLEETPVVVGLGPDTQDLEDESPPDSLASSPKTAWIREEAHCSTSEDDTDVDVEGLRRRRGREPSIPQPVAPVGVKDQARGEGAGGELGISLNMCLLGALALLGLGILLFSGGLSESESGPMEEVDLQVFPDPGSDTERLEAAGDGQDEPRQQLQASAPPDSVPSLQNMALLLDKLARENQDIRLLQAQLQAQKEELQSLMHQPKGLEEENARLRGALQQGEASQRALESELQQLRAQLQGLEAGCVRGTDGVCLHWGKGPQGGKATKEQGLSGQELSPGFLEQKERLEAEAQALRQELERQRQLLGSVQQDLERSLRDAGRGDPAHAGLAELGHRLAQKLQGLENWGQRPGISANASEAWRQEPHFQSSRERSGKEKRWDGQGDRKTERWKLKKEETGREKKSWAGEEDRELAGRWKEGKPRVEEWASKDGKRQGSKEPPRKSGGSHSSRERQKHPRWKEGAKDGHDPLPLWAELSRHKYRAPQGCSGVHECARQEGLDFFGMELAPVRQQELASLLRTYLARLPWAGQLSKELPFSPAYFGEDGIFRHDRLRFRDFVDALEDRLEEVAVRQTGDDDEVDDFEDFIFSHFFGDKALKKRSGKRDKHLRNPRVVGPREEHSHHRRG encoded by the exons ATGGCCTCCTGCCCAGACTCAGACCACAGCTGGGTGCTTGCTGGCGCAGAG AGCCTGCCTGTGGAGACCCTGGGCCCAGAATCCAGGATGGGCCCAGAATCTGAGAGACCTCCCCAGGCCCCTCGGAGCCCCTCCAAGGTAGCTGCTGAAGAATTAGCTGGGACCTTGGATGGAGAAG AGACCCTGTTCCAGAGTGAGAGCTCCCTATCTGGGCCCATTCTGCCAGAGGAGACTAAGGCCAAG GGCATTCTGGATGGTGATGGTTGTGGAATGGAGCCGCCTGGCCCAGAAGacacagaggcccagggagacttGGAGGAGACCCCTGTCGTGGTAGGCCTGGGACCAGACACACAGGACCTGGAGGATGAGAGTCCCCCCGACAGCCTGGCCTCCTCCCCCAAAACAG cTTGGATCAGGGAGGAGGCCCACTGCTCTACCAGTGAGGATGACACCGACGTGGATGTGGAGGGTCTGCGGAGACGGCGGGGCCGGGAGCCCAGCATTCCTCAGCCTGTGGCCCCCGTGGGGGTAAAGGACCAGGCCAGGGGCGAGGGTGCAGGCGGGGAGCTGGGCATCTCCCTCAACATGTGTCTCCTTGGGGCCCTGGCTCTGCTGGGCCTGGGGATCCTCCTCTTCTCTG GTGGCCTCTCAGAGTCTGAAagtg GACCCATGGAGGAAGTGGACCTGCAGGTCTTCCCAGATCCCGGGTCGGATACTGAGAGGCTGGAGGCTGCGGGAGATGGGCAG GATGAGCCAAGGCAGCAGCTGCAGGCCTCAGCGCCCCCTGACAGTGTCCCCAGCCTGCAGAACATGGCCCTTCTGCTGGACAAGCTGGCCAGGGAGAACCAGGACATCCGGCTGTTGCAGGCCCAGCTGCAG GCCCAGAAGGAAGAGCTTCAGAGCCTGATGCATCAGCCCAAAGGGCTGGAAGAGGAGAATGCCCGGCTCCGAGGGGCTCTACAGCAGGGCGAGGCATCCCAGCGGGCCCTGGAGTCAGAGCTGCAGCAGCTGCGGGCCCAGCtccaggggctggaggctggCTGTGTCCGGGGCACAGATGGGGTGTGCCTCCACTGGGGCAAAGGCCCACAGGGTGGCAAGGCGACCAAGGAGCAGGGCCTCAGCGGGCAGGAGCTGAGCCCTGGCTTCCTGGAGCAGAAGGAACGGCTGGAGGCTGAGGCCCAGGCGCTAAGGCAAGAGTTGGAGAGGCAGCGGCAGCTGCTGGGTTCTGTGCAGCAGGACCTGGAGCGGAGCTTGAGGGATGCAGGCCGAGGGGACCCAGCCCATGCTGGCCTGGCTGAGCTGGGCCACAGGCTGGCCCAGAAGCTGCAGGGCCTGGAGAACTGGGGCCAGCGCCCTGGGATCTCTGCCAATGCCTCAGAGGCCTGGCGTCAGGAACCTCACTTCCAGAGTTCCAGGGAGCGGAGTGGAAAGGAAAAGAGGTGGGATGGGCAGGGGGACCGGAAGACTGAGCGTTGGAAACTTAAGAAGGAGGAAACTGGCCGGGAAAAGAAGAGCTGGGCGGGTGAAGAGGACAGGGAGTTGGCAGGGAGGTGGAAGGAGGGCAAGCCAAGGGTGGAGGAGTGGGCCAGCAAGGATGGCAAGCGACAGGGTTCCAAGGAGCCCCCCAGGAAAAGTGGGGGGTCCCACTCCTCCAGAGAAAGGCAGAAGCACCCTCGGTGGAAGGAAGGGGCTAAAGATGGGCATGACCCCCTACCACTCTGGGCAGAGCTGTCAAGGCACAAGTACCGGGCACCCCAGGGCTGCTCAGGTGTGCACGAGTGTGCCCGGCAGGAGGGCCTGGACTTCTTTGGCATGGAGCTCGCCCCAGTGCGGCAACAGGAGCTAGCCTCTCTGCTGAGGACTTACCTGGCGCggctgccctgggctgggcagcTGAGCAAGGAGCTACCCTTCTCTCCTGCTTACTTTGGTGAGGATGGTATCTTCCGCCATGACCGCCTTCGCTTCCGGGACTTTGTAGACGCCTTGGAAGACAGACTGGAGGAGGTGGCAGTGAGACAGACAGGTGATGATGATGAGGTGGATGACTTTGAGGACTTCATCTTCAGCCACTTCTTTGGGGACAAAGCACTGAAGAAGAG GTCTGGGAAGAGGGACAAACATTTGCGGAACCCCAGAGTtgtggggcccagggaggagcaCAGCCACCACCGCCGGGGCTGA
- the PBXIP1 gene encoding pre-B-cell leukemia transcription factor-interacting protein 1 isoform X2: MGPESERPPQAPRSPSKVAAEELAGTLDGEETLFQSESSLSGPILPEETKAKGILDGDGCGMEPPGPEDTEAQGDLEETPVVVGLGPDTQDLEDESPPDSLASSPKTAWIREEAHCSTSEDDTDVDVEGLRRRRGREPSIPQPVAPVGVKDQARGEGAGGELGISLNMCLLGALALLGLGILLFSGGLSESESGPMEEVDLQVFPDPGSDTERLEAAGDGQDEPRQQLQASAPPDSVPSLQNMALLLDKLARENQDIRLLQAQLQAQKEELQSLMHQPKGLEEENARLRGALQQGEASQRALESELQQLRAQLQGLEAGCVRGTDGVCLHWGKGPQGGKATKEQGLSGQELSPGFLEQKERLEAEAQALRQELERQRQLLGSVQQDLERSLRDAGRGDPAHAGLAELGHRLAQKLQGLENWGQRPGISANASEAWRQEPHFQSSRERSGKEKRWDGQGDRKTERWKLKKEETGREKKSWAGEEDRELAGRWKEGKPRVEEWASKDGKRQGSKEPPRKSGGSHSSRERQKHPRWKEGAKDGHDPLPLWAELSRHKYRAPQGCSGVHECARQEGLDFFGMELAPVRQQELASLLRTYLARLPWAGQLSKELPFSPAYFGEDGIFRHDRLRFRDFVDALEDRLEEVAVRQTGDDDEVDDFEDFIFSHFFGDKALKKRSGKRDKHLRNPRVVGPREEHSHHRRG; encoded by the exons ATGGGCCCAGAATCTGAGAGACCTCCCCAGGCCCCTCGGAGCCCCTCCAAGGTAGCTGCTGAAGAATTAGCTGGGACCTTGGATGGAGAAG AGACCCTGTTCCAGAGTGAGAGCTCCCTATCTGGGCCCATTCTGCCAGAGGAGACTAAGGCCAAG GGCATTCTGGATGGTGATGGTTGTGGAATGGAGCCGCCTGGCCCAGAAGacacagaggcccagggagacttGGAGGAGACCCCTGTCGTGGTAGGCCTGGGACCAGACACACAGGACCTGGAGGATGAGAGTCCCCCCGACAGCCTGGCCTCCTCCCCCAAAACAG cTTGGATCAGGGAGGAGGCCCACTGCTCTACCAGTGAGGATGACACCGACGTGGATGTGGAGGGTCTGCGGAGACGGCGGGGCCGGGAGCCCAGCATTCCTCAGCCTGTGGCCCCCGTGGGGGTAAAGGACCAGGCCAGGGGCGAGGGTGCAGGCGGGGAGCTGGGCATCTCCCTCAACATGTGTCTCCTTGGGGCCCTGGCTCTGCTGGGCCTGGGGATCCTCCTCTTCTCTG GTGGCCTCTCAGAGTCTGAAagtg GACCCATGGAGGAAGTGGACCTGCAGGTCTTCCCAGATCCCGGGTCGGATACTGAGAGGCTGGAGGCTGCGGGAGATGGGCAG GATGAGCCAAGGCAGCAGCTGCAGGCCTCAGCGCCCCCTGACAGTGTCCCCAGCCTGCAGAACATGGCCCTTCTGCTGGACAAGCTGGCCAGGGAGAACCAGGACATCCGGCTGTTGCAGGCCCAGCTGCAG GCCCAGAAGGAAGAGCTTCAGAGCCTGATGCATCAGCCCAAAGGGCTGGAAGAGGAGAATGCCCGGCTCCGAGGGGCTCTACAGCAGGGCGAGGCATCCCAGCGGGCCCTGGAGTCAGAGCTGCAGCAGCTGCGGGCCCAGCtccaggggctggaggctggCTGTGTCCGGGGCACAGATGGGGTGTGCCTCCACTGGGGCAAAGGCCCACAGGGTGGCAAGGCGACCAAGGAGCAGGGCCTCAGCGGGCAGGAGCTGAGCCCTGGCTTCCTGGAGCAGAAGGAACGGCTGGAGGCTGAGGCCCAGGCGCTAAGGCAAGAGTTGGAGAGGCAGCGGCAGCTGCTGGGTTCTGTGCAGCAGGACCTGGAGCGGAGCTTGAGGGATGCAGGCCGAGGGGACCCAGCCCATGCTGGCCTGGCTGAGCTGGGCCACAGGCTGGCCCAGAAGCTGCAGGGCCTGGAGAACTGGGGCCAGCGCCCTGGGATCTCTGCCAATGCCTCAGAGGCCTGGCGTCAGGAACCTCACTTCCAGAGTTCCAGGGAGCGGAGTGGAAAGGAAAAGAGGTGGGATGGGCAGGGGGACCGGAAGACTGAGCGTTGGAAACTTAAGAAGGAGGAAACTGGCCGGGAAAAGAAGAGCTGGGCGGGTGAAGAGGACAGGGAGTTGGCAGGGAGGTGGAAGGAGGGCAAGCCAAGGGTGGAGGAGTGGGCCAGCAAGGATGGCAAGCGACAGGGTTCCAAGGAGCCCCCCAGGAAAAGTGGGGGGTCCCACTCCTCCAGAGAAAGGCAGAAGCACCCTCGGTGGAAGGAAGGGGCTAAAGATGGGCATGACCCCCTACCACTCTGGGCAGAGCTGTCAAGGCACAAGTACCGGGCACCCCAGGGCTGCTCAGGTGTGCACGAGTGTGCCCGGCAGGAGGGCCTGGACTTCTTTGGCATGGAGCTCGCCCCAGTGCGGCAACAGGAGCTAGCCTCTCTGCTGAGGACTTACCTGGCGCggctgccctgggctgggcagcTGAGCAAGGAGCTACCCTTCTCTCCTGCTTACTTTGGTGAGGATGGTATCTTCCGCCATGACCGCCTTCGCTTCCGGGACTTTGTAGACGCCTTGGAAGACAGACTGGAGGAGGTGGCAGTGAGACAGACAGGTGATGATGATGAGGTGGATGACTTTGAGGACTTCATCTTCAGCCACTTCTTTGGGGACAAAGCACTGAAGAAGAG GTCTGGGAAGAGGGACAAACATTTGCGGAACCCCAGAGTtgtggggcccagggaggagcaCAGCCACCACCGCCGGGGCTGA
- the PYGO2 gene encoding pygopus homolog 2 produces the protein MAASAPPPPDKLEGGGGPAPPPAPPSTGRKQGKAGLQMKSPEKKRRKSNTQGPAYSHLTEFAPPPTPMVDHLVASNPFEDDFGAPKVGGAAPPFLGSPVPFGGFRVQGGMAGQVPPGYGTGGGGGPQPLRRQPPPFPPNPMGPAFNMPPQGPGYPPPGNMNFPSQPFNQPLGQNFSPPGGQMMPGPVGGFGPMISPTMGQPPRGELGPPSLPQRFAQPGVPFGPSPLQRPGQGLPSLPPNTSPFPGPDPGFPGPGGEDGGKPLNPPAPTAFPQEPHSGSPAAAVNGNQPNFPPNSSGRGGGTPDANSLAPPGKAGGGSGPQPPPGLVYPCGACRSEVNDDQDAILCEASCQKWFHRECTGMTESAYGLLTTEASAVWACDLCLKTKEIQSVYIREGMGQLVAANDG, from the exons ATGGCCGCCTCGGCGCCGCCCCCACCGGACAAGCTGGAGGGAGGTGGCGGCCCCGCACCGCCCCCTGCGCCGCCCAGCACCGGGAGGAAGCAGGGAAAGGCCG GTCTGCAAATGAAGAGCCCAGAAAAGAAGCGAAGGAAGTCAAATACTCAG GGCCCTGCATACTCACATCTGACGGAGTTTGCGCCACCCCCGACTCCCATGGTGGATCACCTGGTTGCATCCAACCCTTTTGAGGATGACTTTGGAGCCCCAAAAGTGGGGGGTGCGGCCCCTCCATTCCTTGGCAGTCCTGTCCCCTTTGGGGGCTTCCGTGTACAGGGGGGCATGGCAGGCCAGGTACCCCCAGGCTATGgcactgggggtggagggggacccCAGCCTCTTCGTCgacagccccctcctttccctccaaACCCCATGGGCCCTGCTTTCAACATGCCCCCCCAGGGCCCTGGCTACCCACCGCCAGGCAACATGAACTTTCCCAGCCAACCTTTCAACCAACCTCTGGGTCAAAACTTTAGCCCACCTGGTGGGCAGATGATGCCAGGCCCAGTGGGGGGATTTGGCCCCATGATCTCACCCACAATGGGACAACCTCCCAGGGGGGAGCTGGGccccccttctctcccccagcGCTTTGCCCAGCCAGGGGTGCCTTTTGGTCCTTCTCCTCTCCAGAGACCTGGTCAAGGGCTCCCCAGCCTGCCCCCCAACACGAGTCCCTTCCCTGGTCCGGACCCTGGCTTTCCTGGCCCTGGTGGTGAGGATGGGGGGAAGCCCTTAAATCCACCTGCTCCCACTGCTTTCCCCCAGGAGCCCCACTCAGGCTCCCCAGCTGCTGCTGTGAATGGGAATCAACCCAATTTTCCCCCAAACAGcagtgggcggggtgggggcaccCCAGATGCCAATAGCCTGGCACCCCCTGGCAAGGCAGGTGGGGGCTCAGGGCCCCAGCCACCCCCGGGCCTGGTGTATCCATGTGGTGCCTGTCGGAGTGAGGTGAATGACGACCAAGATGCCATTCTGTGTGAGGCCTCCTGCCAGAAGTGGTTCCACCGCGAGTGCACAGGCATGACTGAGAGCGCCTATGGGCTGCTGACCACTGAGGCCTCTGCCGTCTGGGCCTGCGATCTCTGCCTCAAGACCAAGGAGATCCAGTCTGTCTACATCCGCGAGGGCATGGGGCAGCTGGTGGCTGCTAACGATGGGTGA
- the SHC1 gene encoding SHC-transforming protein 1 isoform X3 yields the protein MNKLSGGGGRRTRVEGGQLGGEEWTRHGSFVNKPTRGWLHPNDKVMGPGVSYLVRYMGCVEVLQSMRALDFNTRTQVTREAISLVCEAVPGAKGATRRRKPCSRPLSSILGRSNLKFAGMPITLTVSTSSLNLMAADCKQIIANHHMQSISFASGGDPDTAEYVAYVAKDPVNQRACHILECPEGLAQDVISTIGQAFELRFKQYLRNPPKLVTPHDRMAGFDGSAWDEEEEEPPDHQYYNDFPGKEPPLGGVVDMRLREGAPPGAARPPPPSAQTPSHLGATLPVGQPVGGDPEVRKQMLPPPPCPAGRELFDDPSYVNVQNLDKARQAGGGAGPPHPAINGSAPRDLFDMKPFEDALRVPPPPQSVAMAEQLRGEPWFHGKLSRREAEALLQLNGDFLVRESTTTPGQYVLTGLQSGQPKHLLLVDPEGVVRTKDHRFESVSHLISYHMDNHLPIISAGSELCLQQPVERKV from the exons GGACTCGGGTGGAAGGGGGCCAGCTGGGGGGCGAGGAGTGGACCCGCCACGGGAGCTTTGTCAATAAGCCCACACGGGGCTGGCTGCATCCCAACGACAAAGTCATGGGACCGGGGGTTTCCTACTTGGTTCGG TACATGGGCTGTGTGGAGGTCCTGCAGTCAATGCGTGCCCTTGACTTCAATACCCGGACTCAGGTCACCAG GGAGGCCATCAGTCTGGTGTGTGAGGCTGTGCCGGGTGCTAAGGGGGCGACAAGGAGGAGAAAG CCCTGTAGCCGCCCACTCAGCTCCATCCTTGGAAGGAGTAACCTGAAATTTGCTGGAATGCCAATCACTCTCACCGTCTCCACCAGCAGCCTCAACCTCATGGCCGCAGACTGCAAACAG ATCATCGCCAACCACCACATGCAATCCATCTCGTTTGCATCCGGCGGGGACCCG GACACAGCTGAGTATGTTGCCTATGTTGCCAAAGACCCGGTGAATCAGAGAG CCTGCCACATCCTGGAATGTCCAGAAGGGCTCGCTCAGGACGTTATCAGCACCATTGGCCAGGCCTTTGAGTTGCGCTTCAAACAATACCTCAGGAACCCGCCCAAGCTGGTCACCCCCCATGACAG GATGGCTGGCTTTGATGGCTCAGCgtgggatgaggaggaggaagagccacCTGACCATCAGTACTATAATGACTTCCCGGGGAAGGAACCCCCTCTTGGGGGGGTGGTGGACATGAGGCTTCGAGAAGGAGCCCCACCGGGGGCTGCTCGACCCCCTCCACCCAGTGCCCAGACTCCCAGCCACCTGGGAGCTACTCTG CCTGTGGGGCAGCCTGTCGGGGGAGACCCTGAAGTCCGCAAACAGATGCTGCCTCCACCACCCTGTCCAG CAGGCAGAGAACTCTTTGATGATCCCTCCTATGTCAACGTCCAGAACCTAGACAAGGCTCGGCAagcagggggcggggccgggccccCCCATCCTGCCATCAATGGCAGTGCTCCTCGAGACCTCTTTGACATGA AGCCCTTTGAAGATGCCCTTCGGGTGCCTCCACCTCCCCAGTCGGTGGCCATGGCTGAGCAGCTCCGAGGGGAGCCCTGGTTCCACGGGAAGCTGAGCCGACGGGAGGCCGAGGCACTGCTGCAGCTCAATGGGGACTTCCTGGTGCGGGAAAGCACGACCACACCTGGCCAGTACGTGCTCACTGGCTTGCAGAGTGGGCAGCCCAAGCACCTGCTGCTGGTGGACCCTGAGGGTGTG GTTCGGACAAAGGATCACCGCTTTGAGAGTGTCAGTCACCTCATCAGCTACCACATGGACAATCACTTGCCCATCATCTCTGCGGGCAGCGAACTGTGTCTACAGCAGCCTGTGGAGCGGAAAGTCTGA
- the SHC1 gene encoding SHC-transforming protein 1 isoform X4, with product MGCVEVLQSMRALDFNTRTQVTREAISLVCEAVPGAKGATRRRKPCSRPLSSILGRSNLKFAGMPITLTVSTSSLNLMAADCKQIIANHHMQSISFASGGDPDTAEYVAYVAKDPVNQRACHILECPEGLAQDVISTIGQAFELRFKQYLRNPPKLVTPHDRMAGFDGSAWDEEEEEPPDHQYYNDFPGKEPPLGGVVDMRLREGAPPGAARPPPPSAQTPSHLGATLPVGQPVGGDPEVRKQMLPPPPCPAGRELFDDPSYVNVQNLDKARQAGGGAGPPHPAINGSAPRDLFDMKPFEDALRVPPPPQSVAMAEQLRGEPWFHGKLSRREAEALLQLNGDFLVRESTTTPGQYVLTGLQSGQPKHLLLVDPEGVVRTKDHRFESVSHLISYHMDNHLPIISAGSELCLQQPVERKV from the exons ATGGGCTGTGTGGAGGTCCTGCAGTCAATGCGTGCCCTTGACTTCAATACCCGGACTCAGGTCACCAG GGAGGCCATCAGTCTGGTGTGTGAGGCTGTGCCGGGTGCTAAGGGGGCGACAAGGAGGAGAAAG CCCTGTAGCCGCCCACTCAGCTCCATCCTTGGAAGGAGTAACCTGAAATTTGCTGGAATGCCAATCACTCTCACCGTCTCCACCAGCAGCCTCAACCTCATGGCCGCAGACTGCAAACAG ATCATCGCCAACCACCACATGCAATCCATCTCGTTTGCATCCGGCGGGGACCCG GACACAGCTGAGTATGTTGCCTATGTTGCCAAAGACCCGGTGAATCAGAGAG CCTGCCACATCCTGGAATGTCCAGAAGGGCTCGCTCAGGACGTTATCAGCACCATTGGCCAGGCCTTTGAGTTGCGCTTCAAACAATACCTCAGGAACCCGCCCAAGCTGGTCACCCCCCATGACAG GATGGCTGGCTTTGATGGCTCAGCgtgggatgaggaggaggaagagccacCTGACCATCAGTACTATAATGACTTCCCGGGGAAGGAACCCCCTCTTGGGGGGGTGGTGGACATGAGGCTTCGAGAAGGAGCCCCACCGGGGGCTGCTCGACCCCCTCCACCCAGTGCCCAGACTCCCAGCCACCTGGGAGCTACTCTG CCTGTGGGGCAGCCTGTCGGGGGAGACCCTGAAGTCCGCAAACAGATGCTGCCTCCACCACCCTGTCCAG CAGGCAGAGAACTCTTTGATGATCCCTCCTATGTCAACGTCCAGAACCTAGACAAGGCTCGGCAagcagggggcggggccgggccccCCCATCCTGCCATCAATGGCAGTGCTCCTCGAGACCTCTTTGACATGA AGCCCTTTGAAGATGCCCTTCGGGTGCCTCCACCTCCCCAGTCGGTGGCCATGGCTGAGCAGCTCCGAGGGGAGCCCTGGTTCCACGGGAAGCTGAGCCGACGGGAGGCCGAGGCACTGCTGCAGCTCAATGGGGACTTCCTGGTGCGGGAAAGCACGACCACACCTGGCCAGTACGTGCTCACTGGCTTGCAGAGTGGGCAGCCCAAGCACCTGCTGCTGGTGGACCCTGAGGGTGTG GTTCGGACAAAGGATCACCGCTTTGAGAGTGTCAGTCACCTCATCAGCTACCACATGGACAATCACTTGCCCATCATCTCTGCGGGCAGCGAACTGTGTCTACAGCAGCCTGTGGAGCGGAAAGTCTGA